A stretch of Fibrobacter sp. UWEL DNA encodes these proteins:
- a CDS encoding DNA polymerase III subunit beta, with the protein MALCIEDNHLEAVQRILNLHFEGMEVWAHGSRVTGVDLTPETELELVAISERPLSFEVMTAVEKAFVDSGLPFRVDIMDWAKLPESLQKQIKKEHVVVQAAAEQ; encoded by the coding sequence ATGGCTTTATGCATAGAAGATAATCATCTAGAAGCGGTCCAGCGTATTCTGAACCTTCATTTTGAAGGTATGGAAGTCTGGGCTCACGGTTCCCGTGTCACAGGCGTGGATCTTACGCCTGAAACGGAACTGGAACTGGTGGCGATTTCCGAACGTCCCCTCTCCTTCGAGGTCATGACCGCGGTGGAAAAGGCATTCGTGGATAGCGGACTTCCCTTCCGCGTCGACATTATGGACTGGGCTAAGCTGCCCGAATCCCTCCAGAAGCAAATCAAGAAAGAACACGTCGTGGTCCAGGCTGCGGCGGAACAGTAG
- a CDS encoding penicillin-binding protein activator, whose protein sequence is MKILFPLILVASLATSIFAQDEVSKAKEFIKNGDCSEAVNVLQKVYKSSFSKSAGEKAAVMLTECYLRDHKRDEAKQITSKFLEYYVASDYRERMELANAIVTVEQGAPYDGVEAMLRILAYSKNPAARSRTKDVVIKVLAASLLNADQLQSLIEKYPVDKEVIGWIQLQIGRECQNAKRFRGARYWYKKVASNESSELAETAKRGLESLEGMSAGTPTILVLAPLSGDFAEFGAEAIQGVLLAYEQSGLKGKVNIRTADSRADASQALLRTQQAIHQDSVIAIVGPIMSGPAAAVAAWLGTNHQYIPMLTPTATDDGIAKMGPNIFQVNVTMDYLAQSIADFATKCLNIREFGIMSPLGDYGASVSRSFTQAVNRRGGDVVAFRNYEEGHPDYKTEFEMLRDVRFKQLNRRLNMKRGASDLNAPNSKFNKKESDVEFPGLLIASTNPSEAGLMASQSAFYQISGTLLGTSGWYGRDLLVTGKNLVEGAYFSVPALDMGDKDTFKAFSKSFKERWGAEPADDKVSGLSYDAANIIFKSMNSDMSLTKTLNNSDQFKGVYGDIKFKRGANVNTKIVTVTKGKFEVLDGCPEKTDKK, encoded by the coding sequence ATGAAAATTCTCTTTCCCCTGATTCTCGTTGCCTCCCTGGCAACTTCAATTTTTGCCCAGGACGAAGTATCCAAGGCAAAGGAATTCATCAAGAATGGTGACTGCAGCGAAGCGGTGAACGTCCTGCAGAAGGTCTACAAGTCCAGCTTCAGCAAGTCCGCTGGCGAAAAGGCCGCCGTGATGCTTACCGAATGCTATCTCCGCGACCACAAGCGCGACGAAGCCAAGCAGATTACCTCCAAGTTCCTGGAATACTACGTCGCTTCCGACTATCGCGAACGTATGGAACTGGCTAACGCCATCGTTACTGTAGAGCAGGGTGCTCCCTATGATGGCGTGGAAGCCATGCTGCGCATCCTGGCTTACTCCAAGAATCCTGCCGCCCGTTCCCGCACCAAGGATGTGGTGATCAAGGTCCTGGCTGCATCTCTTCTGAATGCAGACCAGCTCCAGTCCCTCATCGAGAAGTATCCGGTGGACAAGGAAGTCATTGGCTGGATTCAGCTGCAGATTGGCCGCGAATGCCAGAACGCCAAGCGTTTCCGTGGCGCTCGCTACTGGTACAAGAAGGTGGCTAGCAACGAATCTTCCGAACTGGCAGAAACCGCAAAGCGCGGTCTTGAATCTCTGGAAGGCATGAGTGCTGGCACTCCTACCATCCTGGTTCTCGCTCCCCTTTCTGGCGACTTCGCCGAATTCGGTGCCGAAGCTATTCAGGGCGTTCTCCTGGCATACGAACAGTCCGGTCTCAAGGGCAAGGTCAACATCCGTACTGCTGACTCCCGCGCCGACGCTTCCCAGGCACTGCTTCGTACCCAGCAGGCGATCCACCAGGATAGCGTGATTGCAATCGTGGGTCCCATCATGAGTGGTCCTGCTGCCGCTGTCGCTGCCTGGCTTGGCACCAACCATCAGTATATCCCCATGCTCACTCCCACCGCTACCGATGACGGTATCGCCAAGATGGGTCCCAATATCTTCCAGGTCAACGTGACCATGGACTACCTGGCCCAGAGCATCGCGGACTTTGCAACCAAGTGCCTGAACATTCGTGAGTTCGGCATCATGAGCCCTTTGGGTGACTACGGTGCTTCCGTGTCCCGCAGCTTTACTCAGGCTGTGAACCGCCGTGGCGGCGACGTGGTTGCTTTCCGCAACTACGAAGAAGGCCATCCGGATTACAAGACCGAATTTGAAATGCTTCGCGACGTTCGCTTTAAGCAGCTGAACCGCCGCCTGAACATGAAGCGTGGCGCTTCCGACTTGAACGCTCCCAACTCCAAGTTCAACAAGAAGGAAAGCGACGTGGAATTCCCGGGCCTCCTGATTGCCTCCACGAATCCCAGCGAAGCTGGCCTCATGGCTAGCCAGTCCGCATTCTACCAGATCTCCGGTACCCTTCTGGGAACCTCCGGCTGGTACGGTCGCGACCTGCTGGTAACTGGTAAGAACCTGGTGGAAGGCGCCTACTTCAGTGTGCCTGCTCTGGACATGGGTGACAAGGATACATTCAAGGCATTCTCCAAGAGCTTCAAGGAACGCTGGGGCGCAGAACCTGCTGATGACAAGGTTAGCGGCCTGAGCTACGATGCGGCAAACATCATCTTCAAGTCCATGAACTCTGACATGAGCCTGACCAAGACCTTGAACAACTCCGACCAGTTCAAGGGTGTGTACGGCGACATCAAGTTCAAGCGTGGCGCCAACGTGAACACCAAGATCGTGACTGTCACCAAGGGCAAGTTCGAAGTTCTGGACGGCTGCCCGGAAAAGACCGACAAGAAGTAA